One stretch of Balneolaceae bacterium DNA includes these proteins:
- a CDS encoding thioesterase family protein: MLPDREPAFTYRHTLRSRYGETDKMGFVYYGRYLEYFEEARTEMIRSLGMPYSQLEEEGFMLPVVHASIDYKAPVFYDELIHVHVYLFELPSVKLETWYRIYTDRTDAAHAAGKVTLCFMKADSRRPCRAPDSFLKGLEPHFDEAT; the protein is encoded by the coding sequence TTGCTGCCCGACCGAGAACCCGCATTTACCTATCGCCACACCCTGCGCAGCCGGTACGGGGAGACCGACAAGATGGGCTTCGTCTACTATGGACGCTACCTGGAGTACTTCGAGGAGGCCCGCACCGAAATGATCCGTTCGTTGGGCATGCCCTACAGCCAGCTGGAAGAGGAGGGTTTTATGCTTCCTGTGGTGCATGCCTCCATCGACTATAAGGCGCCTGTATTCTACGACGAATTGATCCACGTGCACGTGTATCTCTTCGAGCTGCCTTCCGTAAAATTGGAAACCTGGTACCGGATTTATACCGATCGGACTGATGCAGCCCACGCTGCGGGTAAGGTGACGCTCTGTTTTATGAAGGCCGACAGCCGCAGGCCTTGCCGAGCCCCTGACTCGTTTTTGAAGGGTCTGGAACCGCATTTTGACGAAGCAACCTGA
- a CDS encoding DUF2085 domain-containing protein, whose product MPIGRHHYGLYTYVAGAVTFVAVAALGGGLWGQQTHWMLQWQHTMFELLCHQIPDRSFWLGGQPMAVCSRCMGVYGGMLAGVLIVPMAGSVFPTVRRRLRFDFLKWAVAGTAALNGADILGNMLSFWQNTLHSRLALGLLVGVAVSALIISAMTTHNEKKEILHYGTA is encoded by the coding sequence ATGCCCATTGGCCGACACCATTACGGACTCTATACCTATGTGGCGGGTGCCGTGACTTTCGTGGCTGTCGCAGCCCTGGGAGGAGGACTTTGGGGACAGCAGACCCACTGGATGCTGCAGTGGCAGCACACCATGTTTGAACTGCTTTGCCACCAGATACCCGACCGCTCCTTCTGGCTGGGCGGGCAACCCATGGCCGTCTGCAGCCGCTGCATGGGCGTGTACGGCGGCATGCTGGCGGGCGTGCTGATCGTCCCCATGGCCGGAAGCGTGTTTCCCACGGTGCGGCGCCGGTTGCGATTTGACTTCCTCAAATGGGCCGTCGCCGGGACCGCAGCGCTCAATGGGGCGGACATACTTGGAAATATGCTCTCTTTTTGGCAAAATACCCTGCACTCGCGCCTGGCCCTCGGGCTCCTGGTAGGCGTAGCAGTCTCGGCCCTGATTATATCGGCAATGACAACCCATAACGAAAAAAAGGAAATCCTGCACTATGGAACAGCATAA
- a CDS encoding DUF4199 domain-containing protein, translated as MEQHNESEIPSYWPSVGVAGLLFGVIFFIVATGGAYMTIGSEPVGSFFSTQTVGYCLACLLGAFAGMTAIWHYNRETGMKLTLGKGALIGFYSGALIGVIGTLLSQIWYIIDPAFTEELMNWTIANFEAMDQMPDEQRQAMIDSTYSQFQNMHSLWNIVQGLLMYSIGMGILNSLSGLLGVMFFARKKEDI; from the coding sequence ATGGAACAGCATAACGAATCGGAAATTCCCTCATACTGGCCATCGGTTGGGGTGGCAGGCCTCCTCTTCGGGGTCATTTTCTTCATCGTGGCCACAGGCGGCGCCTACATGACCATCGGCAGCGAACCTGTCGGGTCCTTTTTCTCCACCCAGACGGTGGGATACTGTCTGGCCTGCCTGCTCGGCGCCTTCGCTGGCATGACCGCCATCTGGCACTACAATCGGGAGACGGGTATGAAACTCACCCTGGGCAAAGGCGCGCTCATTGGATTCTATTCCGGGGCGCTTATTGGAGTGATCGGCACTCTGCTGAGTCAGATCTGGTATATAATCGATCCCGCCTTCACCGAGGAGCTGATGAACTGGACCATTGCAAATTTTGAGGCTATGGACCAGATGCCTGATGAACAGCGTCAGGCCATGATTGACAGCACCTATTCCCAGTTTCAGAACATGCACTCCCTCTGGAATATCGTGCAGGGACTTCTCATGTACTCCATTGGGATGGGAATCCTTAATTCGCTGAGTGGACTGTTGGGCGTAATGTTCTTCGCTCGCAAGAAAGAGGACATCTGA
- a CDS encoding type II CAAX endopeptidase family protein — protein sequence MTPTSDPLYGVYRPWVERNGFAHWAMALIWLILAFVLFQVIASIVAVALIFARTGLELNMDDTMEMMMANLDLLFVGNTLGQVFFLGLLTWFVSRFHTSSFERPSFFRFRWRSNTLQITALTVVLVLVMQPAVWFLSWLNAMIPAPEFFESMQASQMEMIEMFLKGDHIIWLTLFHVALVPAVCEEVLFRGYVLRAFQKSWGAWTAIIVSGILFGMYHMQLTNLLPLAAIGILLAFLTWISGSIVPAMVAHFVNNGSSVLLGSYFPESALAEITPETMPPLWAVVLSLVISGYILHYLASKGVPEEERTAGTSDADPDTFGNKDQSGTTGEDRYV from the coding sequence ATGACCCCCACCTCTGATCCCCTTTACGGCGTCTACCGACCCTGGGTGGAGCGCAACGGCTTCGCCCACTGGGCCATGGCGCTTATCTGGCTGATTCTCGCCTTCGTTCTATTCCAGGTCATCGCCTCCATCGTGGCCGTCGCGCTTATTTTCGCGCGCACCGGGCTGGAGCTGAACATGGACGACACCATGGAGATGATGATGGCCAACCTGGACCTGCTTTTCGTGGGTAACACCCTCGGGCAGGTCTTCTTCCTGGGACTGCTGACGTGGTTTGTGAGTCGTTTTCACACCTCTTCATTTGAGCGTCCTTCTTTCTTCCGATTCCGTTGGCGGTCGAACACTCTCCAGATCACGGCCCTGACCGTCGTGCTGGTACTGGTTATGCAGCCGGCCGTCTGGTTTCTCTCCTGGCTGAACGCAATGATACCGGCGCCTGAATTCTTTGAGTCCATGCAGGCCTCCCAGATGGAAATGATCGAGATGTTTCTGAAGGGGGACCATATCATCTGGCTGACGCTTTTTCACGTGGCGCTGGTGCCGGCCGTTTGCGAGGAGGTGCTTTTCCGCGGGTATGTCCTGCGCGCCTTCCAGAAGAGCTGGGGCGCCTGGACGGCCATCATCGTCTCCGGAATTCTTTTCGGCATGTACCACATGCAACTCACCAACCTGCTGCCACTGGCGGCCATCGGCATACTTCTGGCCTTCCTCACCTGGATTTCCGGGAGTATCGTACCGGCCATGGTGGCCCACTTTGTCAACAACGGGAGCAGTGTCCTTCTGGGCTCCTATTTTCCGGAATCGGCCCTGGCCGAGATCACCCCGGAGACCATGCCGCCCCTCTGGGCAGTGGTCCTGAGTCTAGTAATCTCGGGCTATATTCTGCACTATCTGGCCAGTAAGGGGGTGCCGGAAGAAGAACGGACCGCAGGGACGTCGGATGCCGACCCAGACACGTTCGGTAACAAAGACCAGTCCGGCACGACCGGGGAGGACCGCTATGTTTGA